The following nucleotide sequence is from Sander lucioperca isolate FBNREF2018 chromosome 19, SLUC_FBN_1.2, whole genome shotgun sequence.
atttgtctaaaaaagtaatacatgggcgcccggttagctcagttggtagagcgggcgcccatgtatagaggtttactcctcgacgcagcaggccaGGGTTCGACTCTGGCCggaggccctttgctgcatgtcattccccccccttTCATtacttcagctgtcctgtcaataaaggcctaaaaatgcccaaaaaattataaaaaaagtcatacatgaataaatattttttaattttgattgaaagagacaattatattgttaatcgcaattatgtctgagacaattaattgtacagcaacatttggaattgttcCAGCTCTACTGATGATAATGAGATGTTTGAATCAGAATTCTGAGATGCTAAATGTCTAACCCTGCTTTGCTTTCCCACTCCTGTGCAGAGTTCTCCACCACAGCTGTTGATGCCGACACAAAGAAGTTGGAtgtaaacaaagaaaacaaatatcCGGGTTCTCCTGCAAACCATGATGCACAAACCTTGGTGGATGAGGTATCCGACCTGCCTTCAAGTCTCTCTGACACTGAACTGGAGGAAGGGGAAATTTTCAGCGAAAGTGATGAGGCGGCTGCAGATTCTCCTCTTCCTGCAAACAAGAAGGCCAAGTTAGCCCAACCAGTCAGACATAAACCAAGTCCTAAGTCTGTGCTAAAGAAGAAATCTAAAGAAAGGTGTGTTGCATCAAAAGACACTCATGAAACAGCAGGTGTATCGACACGAAGTCCCAAGAGTCGTTTTAAAACCGTTTGTCCCGCAGCAACCAAAGCTTCCTTTTCCACCGTAGAGGAAGTGATGGAGACATTCAAGGTGGTTCGTACTGAGATCCGAAAAAAGTACATGAAGCTTCATAAAACCTTTCCCAAGAAGAGCTTCTATGGTGTGATGGACAATTTCCAGGAGTCGTTCTTCGAATTTGTGGACGGTGCTCATTTTGGTCAAATATGCAGTCAGTCAAGGGAGCTGAAATCCACGCTGAAGAAATTGATTGCATCTGTGTTTGGCAAAGTATCAAATAATGGCATTGTGAAACGCATTTTTGAACAGCAAGCAGTCAATCTGAAGCAAAGGTTGTGGGACTTTGTAGATGTCCAAGTTGACTACTTGTTCAAGGACATTTACACGGCACTAAAGAGCCTTTGCAAACCAGCGAGAGCTCAGGCTGAGGATGACAGGCCCCGTGGAAATGAGAAAGTATCCCAACAGCCTCCTGCAAAGAGAACACACTGTCAACAACAGGATGCACAATTGCCTCCGACCAGCCTGAATCGAATCAAGCCATGCGCTGTGGCACCTTACAAAACAGGCCTTGGAAGCAGAGGAAAAGATATCAGAATCACACATGTGGAGAAAGACAGGAGTGTTGATCCACATCCAACAAGTTGCCCAAATACACAAACTGTGGCCAACCACCTTCCTCCAAAAACTATTCCTTCAACTCCAGAGAAAAGTAACAAATCTTCTTTGGTTGTCCCTCAAAATGTCTCTTTGCTTGAGAAAACGGACTTTCAGCTTCTCACAGAACAGCAAGCTTCCAGTTTAACATTCAACCTGGTGAGAGACACTCAAATGGGAGAAATCTTCAAGTGCCTCCTGCAAGGATCCGACTTGTTAGAAAGCAGTGGCATCACTGGAGACAGCACAGCCTGGTCCCTCAGTACACCCAGGAAGGATGGAGAGAGGCTCCTCAGCATCACCACTCCCACTAAATTTAACTCTCCGTCCAAACTGCTCTCCCCGACAAAATTTGCCACTCCCTCAAAACTTATCGCAACATGGTCTAGCCTTTCCCCTCGCAAGATGTTGTCTCCACCAACCAAAGATCAGATCCCGCTGAATCCAGCTTTATTCGATGAAAGTTGCTTGTTAGAAGTGCCATCAGAGAGTAGCACAATGCTGCAGTCCAGCTTGGCTTCACAGAGGTCATATTCCATTCTAGCTGAAGATCTGGCAGTCTCCCTCACCATTCCATCACCTCTCAAGTCTGACAGCCACCTCAGCTTCCTACAGCCGTCAGGCATGCACCACATGTCCACGCCAGACAGCGTCATCAGCGCTCACATAAGTGAGGATGCTCTGCTGGACGAGGAAGACGCTTCAGAGCAGGACATTCACCTGGCCCTCGACACTGACAACTCCAGCTGTGGTTCCAGCAGCAGCGAAGTACTCGCCACACCTTTCTTGTTCAAGCCTGACCTGCCCATGCACGCGCTTGTGATGGAGAAGTCCAATGATCATTTCATTGTGAAGATTCGCCAGGCGGCCACAGGAGCAGATACCAGGCTCACTGCTGAGGAAAGCTCAGGTCAAATACTAACAGAAGAAAATTACGTGGACACTAAAGACAGGCGAGCAAAAGCTGTTTTGTCGGACAAATCGCGGAATGAGACTCCTTCAAATGCTGTACCATCAGAGAACCGTATGTCTGGGACCGATGCAGACATCCATGTCACTCAGGATGAGAGCTTAACACTAACAAAAGATCCATCCCACGAAAAAGATTTGTCAACTCAGCAAAATACCTCAAAAGTTTGTTTTCCTGAGGATTCACAGAAACTGCCAGAGTCTCTGAAAAGTCAGTCTAAAACTACTCCTTCAGATTACAGTTTGCCCAACGGTGCTCAAAGCTCTGATCATTTCTTTGGACAGATGagccaggcaaccagcagagaAGATATCCCAGCCACTGCTGATGAGAAGGCAAGTGAAACACGCCacggaggaggagaggggacaACTCTTTCTAAAGCTCTTTTGTTTAAGTCTCAGAAAAGGACCAGTTGCTCCGAAACTGTGGTATCAGATAACAGTCCACATCCGCCTGCTGACAGCTCTGAAACTAATCACAGGAGCCCAGTGTCGGCGTCACATGATTCAGATGAAATGCAGGTGTCAGAGAGAATCCTCGCCATTGCAGAGGACGACATAAGCAGCACaccagagagagagcaaagggATTGTGACAAAGGTAGGAAACGGAAGAAGCACCAGAAATCAAAAGCCAAGCGGTTCAGAAAGGAGGATGAGGAGAGTAGAGAAGAGAAGGATGATGGTGAATCCAAATCCTCCCCAGCGTCTCTCTCCCCCAACAGTCTCTACGCCAAGAATGTGATCAGGAAGAAGGGCGAGGTGGTGCTGGCATGGACCAGGTTAGTACTTGGTTCTGTATTCTATTCCTTTCAGAGGTAGATATTGTACTGCAGTTATGTGAATTTATCTTTTTGTCCAAGTGCTTAACTTTGTAAAGTTTGTGTAAAGTCCAACTACCAGCTTGTAAGGCAAGACAGCTTGATttgtacagcacatttcagcaacagggcaattcaaagtgctttacatagtTAAAAACgattacaaaattaaaaacagataaaatacaagaataaaatgtacagtgcagtataagaacaaGTTAACCAAGTCCAACTCGGGCCTCTCTGGCTCAGAGGAGTAGCAAGTAGCTGCTGTTTACCTTCCAGCCAACTTCTACAGAAAGTTCATCACCTTTTTGCAGTGAACGCCATAAAGATTCAGTTTTCTTCACTGGGACCTCCTATAGTTTATTCCAAATTAACACTTAGATGGTCGCAAATTAGAAGTTTTTTTGGAAATGCCCCTGCTTATTGAAAACGGATCTTTATTGGTACTCTTTGATTATTATCATTTGTGTAGGAGGCAGTGTATGAAGTGTATGCAGTTACATGTAAAGACCTGGTGATGGTAGTCGTGGCAACCCAATGTCCCTAACGCTCATCACCTGTGTTCTGCTTCTTCCAGAGATGAAGATCGAGCTATTCTGATTGGCCTGAAGACAAAAGGGGCTTCACGGGAGACTTTCTCTGCCTTGTCAGAGAAACTTGATAAGCCGTCAGATCAGGTGAGTTcatctcttctcttttctgttGTAGTCATGTGTTATGACGTACATGTACAGGCATATTTTAACTCTTAACTGATTTTCTTTGATCAGATTGCTGACAGATTCTACCAGCTGATGAAGCTTTTTAAGAAGCAGGAGAAGATGGACACTTGATCCCTCTGACTGGGTTATTGCAAATAGTTCTTGTATTAGAGCATTTCCACACACAAGGTATGTCGGCTGCTGTTCATGTGACATGTTGCTGGAAGAAGTGACCGCAGGGTGGCCCCGTGGGTCACAGGATGGAGCCCCACATATCACATAACACACATCTGCCTATCCAGATCCCTGAACGGAGCCCTGCATAGTCCAGCCAAGACAAAGATGAACGGCCGTTTTAGCCCAGCTTTGTTACTCAACAAAAAGTCCTAAATCCAGTCACTGCCAGGGAAGGTATTTTGTTCTGGATACTGAACTGGACCTGTTCATGTGGAAAATAAGGATTCAAAAAAACAACTTCCACAGCACAACTGACACCATAAATAGAGTTAAcatcagtgtttttgtttttggtgcACGTTTAGTTTCTTTAGGAATCCCCACTGAGTCACTAGGTCAGTGTCAGGTCTGGATCTGATGGCTGGTCCTCTTCTGTCCAGCATCTGTTCATGCCTTCTCTCCTTGCCTTTGCAGAAATGATACATTGCAAAGCTGGTAGGCAACAAGTCCTTAAGTTCATCTTGCGTCTACTCCCAAAATTCAGTTTTTCATTTGGAAAAATCTGCCTTCAGAGAAAAACACTGCCAGGTTCCAGTGCAGGTATGCTCAAATATTCCTAAATCAAGTGACATTTTTAGTTCCTAAAAGTAGTGGAGAGAAACAACTGAAAGCATGAGCCATCAGTAGACCATGAGCTCTGGGGCTGATACGTTGGGCCATTTTAGTAGAATTCTGTATGAGATATGATGGATCTTATTTTAATGTATGTATtggtatgggggggggggtgttaaaatgtttacataCCCATTTTATGTACAGGACAGTCCATTTATCTCTGTGAACACAAATGAAACATTGTATCTGTGGACATGAATGGAATTGATTTATCAAACATAAGCAGAATGGAATGCAATATTGTGAATATTAATTCTTTActgaaaataaagttttatttatttattctggtGTCTGTTTTATAAGCATATTAACACAACTTTGGAATTTGTATCAAATGTGGTCAATTGGTTgactaaaatacaaaaaaaataaaaataactccCAACAAGCACAAACTGAATTTATGGATGTAATGTTCAGTATGAGTTTGTTTCCACTAATCAAGCAAGCAGAATAACCTCTCAGCGTGCAACTCTTGTAGACGACATCTTCACTACTGCATGACATCAGGGACCATGTGCCAGTTGTggtgatgtgtgtttgtgatcaTGTCACTGGGATTAGATAGAGCAGAGTAACAA
It contains:
- the casp8ap2 gene encoding CASP8-associated protein 2, which translates into the protein MENIDTNNASGLLVPDVSEDSVDIYEGLDIGFSSDAEKSSPKASQLKDSMDLYEELVTEEQQSRESSYLELKSRFHAAQIQIKELRRRVEQMETQNTGLNTENYHLKKNISALLQTARQEVTRKDAEIQRLIQQSHKGFHHHQSHINNRRDPSSLSRTSAGSSMSMPPPPPPPSLPLPPPPRPASPPREGDPPPASKRESNGSTSHPSASSRKSSSSSSTRHSEPGKHKSTHREEKCQSQNLSEPTDRRHRSGSDPDRSHKADKDTGRRHDRSCKSRNYLNVEGRHRSDKSRTPPPEIPHAAVSSDDKKGRSRERRQDEAKMSTPDSEHSAAHSSKQSHSRDHRKIQTSDKHVGRKKDRNDSSSHHRAERCSESSKERGGNRLSKDYQRKEDRRREEEVSRKHKRSTLSETSREREKARAKGSDQGRVDASSKEKQKKTHEASERPSEEPNITEKSSVEDNSPNRKLCFMETLNLTLSPIKKQVLPASTTQAELPPVDKVVENGADDESSQPNVEDMCVIDELNSSELEPGLEDVADTSKKPSSETTHKRCDDGKDVQEKDKKQSKTPAADEHREDSSVQSTSSHSQHPGAADNPMAVHLAATLAEISSLKARNHEDKTQQASDSQVDDCGSMEATDGDSDTSRRIYEPHKGNSSQKVNPGNDIDQSVAITDPVMLDSSVELKCKNPKPAVQKSLAVDSEDAAALPLGGNPVAEDVTDKANHKSQQMSVTILPQDCQQGLLVSNSIHKKDAGRTQDGPKDADAVSSTISLESLPQEGLSLAEAIYVLTQTNEDTNDSSSICTEPSSSTGCIAVSKVSSTTEETALPEKNRDLTFTPKKSFTPRKSHSVEPSSSVPLLHDEDSMMLTLSNLKRIPDAISPLRSPIRITKRSLLHVHGKPGHVKSLQKEFSTTAVDADTKKLDVNKENKYPGSPANHDAQTLVDEVSDLPSSLSDTELEEGEIFSESDEAAADSPLPANKKAKLAQPVRHKPSPKSVLKKKSKERCVASKDTHETAGVSTRSPKSRFKTVCPAATKASFSTVEEVMETFKVVRTEIRKKYMKLHKTFPKKSFYGVMDNFQESFFEFVDGAHFGQICSQSRELKSTLKKLIASVFGKVSNNGIVKRIFEQQAVNLKQRLWDFVDVQVDYLFKDIYTALKSLCKPARAQAEDDRPRGNEKVSQQPPAKRTHCQQQDAQLPPTSLNRIKPCAVAPYKTGLGSRGKDIRITHVEKDRSVDPHPTSCPNTQTVANHLPPKTIPSTPEKSNKSSLVVPQNVSLLEKTDFQLLTEQQASSLTFNLVRDTQMGEIFKCLLQGSDLLESSGITGDSTAWSLSTPRKDGERLLSITTPTKFNSPSKLLSPTKFATPSKLIATWSSLSPRKMLSPPTKDQIPLNPALFDESCLLEVPSESSTMLQSSLASQRSYSILAEDLAVSLTIPSPLKSDSHLSFLQPSGMHHMSTPDSVISAHISEDALLDEEDASEQDIHLALDTDNSSCGSSSSEVLATPFLFKPDLPMHALVMEKSNDHFIVKIRQAATGADTRLTAEESSGQILTEENYVDTKDRRAKAVLSDKSRNETPSNAVPSENRMSGTDADIHVTQDESLTLTKDPSHEKDLSTQQNTSKVCFPEDSQKLPESLKSQSKTTPSDYSLPNGAQSSDHFFGQMSQATSREDIPATADEKASETRHGGGEGTTLSKALLFKSQKRTSCSETVVSDNSPHPPADSSETNHRSPVSASHDSDEMQVSERILAIAEDDISSTPEREQRDCDKGRKRKKHQKSKAKRFRKEDEESREEKDDGESKSSPASLSPNSLYAKNVIRKKGEVVLAWTRDEDRAILIGLKTKGASRETFSALSEKLDKPSDQIADRFYQLMKLFKKQEKMDT